The following coding sequences lie in one Heliomicrobium undosum genomic window:
- a CDS encoding tetratricopeptide repeat-containing protein, which produces MIGYVLFTDLKGYSKLSESEIGLFFRKIIPELSQRIDRYLQKAIVKNTWGDALVAIFDNSHDVVGLAFEYREFFRNYPFESIGMRKLLPRIACHFGEFELYDDPLKGGKNALGSNINTAARVEPVTRAGEIFVTSECKSAIENSPRKVENIKFSDLGIIPLAKNFGDWEISRLCRANEKEQIIDRVLKMDLSKALPEAPDMAVQERNLLQFLKNAPGAEELRSLLTPQIISGKTGAFIVALANTCKSFGLYNEAIAYIEEAEKTETLVDGIKVFPYRHKKDVRKLKANCLTRVGRYEDAADIVYGLWQSGVRDSDTLSMLAAQYKRRALYGDGTVVAKASINKNLLCRARDLYLEAFRINIEDYYPAINAAYLYKIIAGIELGRGNRLALYILDVWGERRGEDWWLDSTLAEAEMLLENYEDCITGFQEAIERHKPDAFQRKAVHEQISLYASLTNQADSTEIIEVLQRLQ; this is translated from the coding sequence ATGATCGGCTATGTTTTATTTACAGACCTGAAGGGCTACTCCAAGTTATCAGAAAGCGAAATCGGGTTGTTCTTCCGCAAGATCATCCCGGAACTGTCCCAGAGAATAGACAGGTACCTGCAAAAAGCGATCGTAAAAAATACCTGGGGCGATGCATTGGTCGCCATCTTCGATAACAGCCACGATGTGGTCGGACTCGCCTTCGAATACCGGGAATTTTTTCGAAACTATCCCTTCGAGTCCATCGGTATGAGGAAGCTGTTGCCGAGAATCGCCTGCCACTTCGGAGAATTTGAACTGTACGATGATCCCTTGAAGGGCGGCAAAAACGCCCTCGGAAGCAACATCAACACAGCCGCCCGCGTCGAACCGGTCACACGGGCCGGTGAGATATTCGTGACCAGCGAGTGTAAGAGCGCCATAGAAAATTCCCCGCGCAAAGTGGAGAACATCAAGTTCAGCGACTTGGGCATCATCCCTTTGGCGAAAAATTTCGGCGACTGGGAGATCTCCCGCCTTTGCCGGGCCAATGAAAAAGAACAGATCATTGACCGGGTGCTGAAAATGGACCTGTCCAAGGCGTTGCCGGAAGCGCCGGATATGGCTGTACAGGAAAGAAATCTGCTCCAGTTTCTGAAAAACGCTCCTGGGGCCGAGGAGTTGCGCTCGCTGCTGACTCCCCAGATCATAAGCGGCAAAACAGGCGCATTCATCGTCGCCTTAGCCAACACCTGCAAATCTTTCGGATTATACAACGAAGCCATCGCCTATATTGAAGAGGCGGAAAAAACCGAAACGCTGGTCGACGGCATCAAGGTCTTTCCCTATCGACATAAAAAAGACGTGCGCAAACTAAAAGCAAACTGCCTGACCCGTGTGGGAAGGTACGAAGACGCCGCCGACATCGTCTACGGCTTATGGCAATCGGGCGTGCGGGATTCGGACACCCTGTCCATGCTCGCGGCCCAGTATAAAAGGCGCGCCCTCTACGGAGACGGTACTGTGGTTGCGAAGGCATCCATCAATAAGAACCTCTTATGCCGCGCCAGAGATCTCTACCTTGAGGCATTCCGGATAAACATCGAAGACTACTATCCGGCCATCAATGCGGCCTATCTGTACAAAATCATCGCCGGCATCGAGTTGGGCAGAGGCAACCGTCTTGCCCTGTATATCCTCGATGTGTGGGGAGAACGGCGCGGAGAAGATTGGTGGCTGGACTCCACCTTAGCGGAAGCGGAAATGCTCCTGGAAAACTACGAGGACTGCATCACCGGTTTCCAGGAGGCGATCGAGAGGCATAAACCCGATGCTTTCCAGAGAAAAGCGGTGCATGAACAGATTTCCCTCTACGCGTCGCTGACGAATCAAGCCGATTCAACAGAAATCATAGAAGTGCTGCAACGGCTACAGTAA
- a CDS encoding glycosyltransferase family 4 protein, protein MRILMLSWEYPPRVVGGLAPHVHGLAGALTQRGHEVHVITQGGDGLPPTERDRGVTVHRIHPYSLWSLDFAGDIHHLNFAFLEKALAVAGEYGDFDIVHAHDWLVAYAGRALKHGWQKPLIATIHATEWGRHNGLHNDLQRYISQVEWWLGYEAWRVIVCSQHMERELGRIFQMPGDKIAVIPNGVHPDDFSAAKAQGFRRSDYAADHERIIFYVGRLVWEKGVQVLVEALPQVLRRHPVKLVIGGTGAQMSYLKHLANRCGVGDKVHFAGYVHGATKVGLLRAADVAVFPSLYEPFGIVALEGMAAETPVVVSDTGGLSEIVRHRQNGLKALTGNANSLADQIITALDDELLVKAMTKQAAREVREVYSWSAIADRTIQVYKTVKTEAAVAARRGPVPLFRLRGLGQLLQAGGRQ, encoded by the coding sequence TTGCGAATCTTGATGCTGTCCTGGGAATATCCGCCCCGCGTCGTCGGCGGGCTGGCGCCTCATGTCCACGGCCTAGCGGGCGCCCTGACACAGCGGGGCCATGAGGTCCATGTGATCACCCAGGGAGGCGACGGACTGCCGCCGACAGAGCGGGACCGGGGCGTAACCGTTCACCGCATCCATCCCTATTCCTTATGGTCTCTCGATTTTGCCGGCGACATCCATCACCTGAACTTCGCCTTCCTGGAAAAAGCGCTGGCCGTCGCTGGCGAATACGGCGACTTTGACATCGTCCACGCCCATGACTGGCTCGTCGCCTATGCGGGACGGGCGCTCAAGCACGGCTGGCAAAAGCCCCTCATCGCCACCATTCACGCCACCGAGTGGGGACGCCACAACGGGCTGCACAACGACCTGCAACGCTACATCAGCCAGGTCGAGTGGTGGCTGGGTTATGAGGCATGGCGGGTGATCGTTTGCAGCCAACATATGGAGCGCGAACTGGGCCGGATCTTTCAGATGCCTGGCGACAAGATCGCTGTCATCCCCAACGGCGTCCATCCCGACGACTTTTCCGCCGCCAAAGCGCAGGGATTCCGCCGCAGCGACTACGCCGCCGACCATGAACGGATCATCTTTTACGTGGGCCGCCTCGTCTGGGAGAAGGGTGTGCAGGTCCTCGTCGAGGCGCTGCCCCAGGTCCTTCGCCGCCATCCCGTCAAACTGGTCATCGGCGGCACAGGGGCGCAGATGAGTTATCTGAAGCACCTGGCCAACCGCTGTGGCGTCGGAGACAAGGTCCATTTTGCCGGCTATGTCCATGGCGCCACCAAGGTGGGGCTGCTCCGCGCCGCCGATGTGGCCGTATTCCCGAGCCTCTATGAGCCCTTCGGCATCGTCGCCCTGGAGGGCATGGCCGCCGAAACGCCCGTCGTCGTCTCCGATACGGGCGGCTTATCCGAAATCGTCCGGCACCGGCAAAACGGACTGAAGGCATTGACAGGCAATGCCAACTCCCTGGCCGATCAGATCATCACCGCCCTTGATGATGAGTTGCTCGTCAAGGCGATGACGAAACAGGCCGCCCGGGAGGTGCGGGAGGTCTATTCCTGGTCAGCCATCGCGGATCGGACGATCCAGGTCTATAAGACGGTCAAAACCGAAGCAGCGGTGGCGGCGCGTCGTGGTCCCGTCCCCCTCTTTCGCCTCAGAGGGTTGGGCCAACTGCTGCAGGCGGGCGGGAGGCAGTAA
- a CDS encoding DUF4911 domain-containing protein, with product MNRYKGTRRLTHWIEEVSTTERVAFIRFADGQASGLGLRLLEGYAHLINVVAIEPAQGWYAVYATPDGWTELPAILTSLPHPPVEIRYSC from the coding sequence ATGAACCGCTATAAAGGAACCCGTCGCCTTACCCATTGGATCGAGGAGGTCTCAACGACGGAGCGGGTCGCTTTTATTCGCTTCGCCGATGGACAGGCGTCGGGCCTTGGATTGCGCCTACTCGAAGGCTACGCCCACCTGATCAACGTCGTCGCCATTGAACCTGCGCAGGGGTGGTATGCCGTGTATGCCACCCCTGACGGTTGGACGGAATTGCCGGCGATCTTGACCAGCCTCCCCCATCCGCCGGTCGAGATCCGCTACTCCTGTTAA
- the nifV gene encoding homocitrate synthase, translating into MTNRQITIVDTTLRDGEQTAGVVFANKEKIRIAKMLDEIGVHQIEAGIPVMGGDEKETIAKICKLGLKASIMGWNRAVISDIQHSIDCGCDAVAISISTSDIHIQHKLRTSREWVLESMMKAVQFAKSQGLYVSINAEDASRSDIEFLIQFATEAKKLGANRLRYCDTVGIMEPFKIYENIKRLREAVDIDIEMHTHDDFGMATANAIAGVRAGATHIGVTVNGLGERAGNAALEEVVMALKYCDEIDLGFKSEKFRDLCEYVSKASGRFLPTWKSIVGSNMFAHESGIHGDGVLKNPKTYEVISPEEVGLARQIVIGKHSGTASIKSKFREFEIDMTEVQAAEVLARVRETAVELKRTLFDKELMFIYEELFGYPEH; encoded by the coding sequence TTGACCAACCGGCAAATTACCATCGTCGACACTACGTTGCGTGACGGCGAACAGACAGCAGGCGTAGTTTTCGCAAACAAAGAAAAAATCCGTATCGCCAAGATGCTGGATGAAATCGGGGTTCACCAGATCGAGGCGGGTATTCCTGTCATGGGCGGCGATGAGAAAGAAACCATCGCCAAGATTTGCAAGCTGGGCCTGAAGGCCAGCATCATGGGTTGGAACCGCGCCGTCATCTCTGACATCCAGCACTCCATCGACTGCGGTTGCGACGCTGTTGCCATCTCCATTTCCACTTCCGACATTCACATCCAACATAAGCTGCGCACCTCCCGCGAATGGGTCCTGGAATCGATGATGAAGGCCGTGCAGTTTGCCAAATCCCAAGGCCTGTACGTCTCCATCAACGCGGAAGACGCTTCCCGTTCCGACATCGAGTTTCTGATCCAGTTTGCCACGGAAGCCAAGAAGCTGGGCGCCAACCGCCTGCGCTACTGCGACACCGTCGGCATCATGGAACCCTTTAAGATCTATGAGAACATCAAGCGGCTGCGCGAAGCCGTCGACATCGACATTGAAATGCACACCCACGACGACTTCGGCATGGCCACCGCCAATGCCATCGCCGGCGTACGGGCTGGCGCCACCCATATCGGCGTAACCGTCAACGGTCTCGGCGAGCGGGCCGGCAACGCCGCGCTGGAAGAAGTCGTCATGGCCTTAAAATACTGCGACGAAATCGATCTTGGCTTCAAGTCGGAAAAGTTCCGTGATCTCTGTGAATACGTTTCCAAAGCCTCCGGTCGTTTCCTGCCCACCTGGAAGTCCATCGTCGGCAGCAACATGTTCGCCCACGAGTCCGGCATCCACGGCGACGGCGTCCTGAAGAACCCCAAAACCTACGAAGTCATCTCCCCCGAAGAAGTGGGTCTCGCCCGCCAGATCGTCATCGGGAAACACTCCGGCACCGCCTCGATCAAGTCCAAGTTCCGCGAGTTCGAGATCGACATGACCGAGGTGCAGGCCGCCGAAGTGCTGGCTCGTGTCCGCGAGACGGCCGTCGAACTGAAGCGCACCCTCTTCGACAAGGAACTCATGTTCATCTACGAAGAACTCTTCGGGTATCCCGAACACTAA
- a CDS encoding carbohydrate-binding protein, translating into MADKKYTRFTVDNRLEAMAENMYPGGVRIDPLPATAGQEVCILYSGLLANSGADQVYLHVGYGDAGKWKKVEDVEMDKTGYGWVKVLPAHDLGAMHFCFHDSAHNWDNNNGVNWTIQVHNG; encoded by the coding sequence GTGGCCGACAAGAAATACACCCGTTTCACCGTCGACAACCGCCTGGAAGCCATGGCCGAGAATATGTATCCTGGCGGGGTGAGGATCGATCCGCTTCCTGCGACAGCAGGACAGGAGGTCTGCATCCTCTACTCGGGGCTGCTGGCCAACAGCGGCGCCGATCAGGTCTACCTGCATGTAGGCTACGGCGACGCCGGCAAATGGAAAAAGGTCGAAGATGTGGAAATGGACAAGACCGGTTACGGTTGGGTGAAGGTCCTTCCCGCCCATGACCTGGGCGCGATGCACTTCTGCTTTCACGACTCCGCTCACAACTGGGACAACAACAACGGCGTCAACTGGACAATACAGGTGCACAACGGCTAG
- a CDS encoding MerR family transcriptional regulator: MPHKVKEVADLAQVSVRTLHHYDQIGLLKPAQATEAGYRLYTEDDLGRLQQILFFKELGFSLQEIREMLDTPGFDRREALISQKRLLIEKKTRLEAIIDLVDKTLATIEGGDTMAKKEMFEAFDMSEIEKHQKEYAEETRQKYGHTDAYKESQRRAAAYTKDDWARIKAKTDAIYKTLADSMDKGPADPLVQQAISDWRELISDNFYECNLEIFRGLGDLYVQDERFTANIDKVKPGLARFMQQAMGHYCDSQVK, encoded by the coding sequence ATGCCCCACAAAGTCAAAGAGGTGGCCGACCTCGCCCAGGTCAGCGTGCGCACCCTGCACCACTATGATCAGATCGGCCTGTTGAAGCCGGCGCAGGCGACAGAGGCGGGCTACCGTTTGTACACCGAAGATGACCTGGGCAGGCTGCAGCAGATCCTCTTCTTCAAGGAACTGGGCTTCAGCCTCCAGGAGATCAGGGAGATGCTGGACACCCCCGGTTTTGACCGGAGAGAAGCCTTGATATCGCAAAAGCGGCTGCTGATCGAGAAAAAGACAAGGCTGGAGGCCATCATCGACCTCGTGGACAAGACACTCGCCACCATTGAAGGAGGAGACACCATGGCGAAAAAAGAGATGTTCGAAGCTTTCGATATGTCGGAAATCGAAAAGCACCAGAAGGAGTACGCCGAAGAGACCCGGCAGAAGTACGGCCACACCGACGCGTACAAGGAAAGCCAGCGGAGAGCCGCCGCCTACACCAAGGACGACTGGGCGCGCATCAAGGCGAAGACCGACGCCATCTACAAGACGCTGGCCGATTCGATGGACAAAGGCCCCGCCGATCCGCTTGTTCAACAGGCGATCAGCGACTGGAGGGAACTCATCAGCGACAACTTCTATGAGTGCAACCTGGAGATCTTCAGGGGATTGGGCGATCTGTACGTCCAGGACGAACGCTTCACCGCCAACATTGACAAGGTGAAGCCCGGTCTAGCCCGGTTCATGCAGCAGGCGATGGGGCACTACTGTGACAGCCAGGTAAAATAA
- the addA gene encoding helicase-exonuclease AddAB subunit AddA — MNREPMPRDPKWTDEQWQAITARGSDILVAAAAGAGKTAVLVERLIGIIKEGVDVDRLLVVTFTNAAAAEMRERIRAALTKELARHPQQTRLRQQLVLINRAAITTLHSFCLDLVRKHYYRLDLDPAFRVADETEIALLRQDVLDEVFERFYERAGEEEETEAKAKVKADAYFTALVDAYGGDRDDSPLQDIVLQLYEKALSQPWPEQWLQDILGKFQEAGDTIAEPTLSGGTPAWEALPWFTALREEMSIDLAEAEGLLVRALALCRQPGGPAAYGDAITADLQLTQDLRLAAGRSWSQMYTHFQALSFTRAKAVRGPVDETLKKEVGRLRDQAKKKLIDLQKKYFLRTPQELVADLKQALPVMATLVGVVLAFDSAFQAAKREKRLVDFNDLEHFCLRLLLDETARPGVPVPSPLALELKEHFAEVLTDEYQDTNTVQETILGLLSRNNRFMVGDVKQSIYRFRLAEPGLFLEKYRCFSPYDTPAPVTSDHGVSDHGVSGQGASGQGARIDLAKNFRSRRNVVLAVNDLFRRIMTLRAGEMAYDRQAELVYGAAFPELPGRPGDPVIELRLLQRQPDADSIEAPARNAAEVAGESLSDDAGEDAADPTGGEEELLVLETAQYEARLAAQRIGELIDEAMPVFDREQGGYRPVCYRDIVILLRGTKGRADIFLEEFRAAGIPAYADTGSGYFEATEISILLSLLRVIDNPRQDIPLASVLRSPIYRFSGEELARIRLAEPRKTYFDAIEAFIGQAEAATGDTPAPIDPVALRLREFLRQVDAWRTLARRDSLAKLIATIYRETGFYDYAGAMPGGGQRQANLRALYDRARQYEATTFRGLFRFLRFIERLQDQGGDLGTARALGEKENVVRIMSIHKSKGLEFPVVFVAGLGSQFNLQDLRRDLLIHKNLGLGPVVVDTQLRYRYPTVAKLAIQRRLHRETLAEEMRILYVALTRAKEKLILLGTVREVAKSAQQWVHDAEGIPSATPLPDEVLLRAKCYLDWLGPALAGHRDGQEIRRWAEGAPALGATLPENESTMTKDERMTENDRISGENSRWRLSFVAKKGLSELRKEIGAETPFNPAWLDKLRRLEPVTATDLVDASLSWTYPYTGESGIAAKVAVSRIKKQFVRWLYAQGEELPESDTSSPETQTSPPDALLDLRPRFLQQERRLTATERGSAVHLFLQHLDLAGDVSLAGITRQADRLVELELLSLEQRQALNEQEILRFAESPLGRRLRQAKQVMREVPFTLALPAAEIHPEKRAEGESIIIQGVIDCLFEEDDGWVLLDYKTDRRPIGMDVEPWLQQLRDSYLGQVNLYHRAVESVLKAKVKGRCLFLLSLGRELAL; from the coding sequence ATGAACCGCGAACCCATGCCCCGCGATCCCAAATGGACCGACGAACAGTGGCAGGCCATCACCGCCCGCGGCAGCGACATCCTCGTGGCGGCGGCAGCCGGCGCCGGCAAGACGGCCGTCCTCGTCGAGCGGCTCATCGGCATCATCAAGGAAGGCGTCGATGTAGACCGCCTGCTCGTCGTCACCTTCACCAACGCGGCGGCAGCGGAAATGCGCGAACGCATCCGGGCAGCCCTGACGAAGGAGTTGGCCCGCCATCCCCAGCAGACCCGGCTGCGGCAGCAACTGGTCCTGATCAACCGGGCCGCCATCACGACACTGCACTCCTTTTGCCTTGATCTAGTCCGCAAGCACTACTACCGCCTCGACCTCGACCCGGCTTTTCGCGTCGCCGACGAGACGGAGATTGCCCTGCTCCGCCAGGATGTGCTCGACGAAGTCTTTGAGCGCTTTTATGAGCGCGCAGGGGAGGAAGAGGAGACTGAGGCTAAGGCCAAGGTTAAGGCTGACGCCTACTTCACCGCCCTGGTCGACGCCTACGGCGGGGACCGCGACGACAGCCCCTTGCAGGATATCGTCCTCCAACTCTATGAAAAAGCGCTCAGCCAGCCCTGGCCCGAACAGTGGCTCCAAGACATCCTCGGTAAATTTCAGGAGGCCGGTGACACCATTGCCGAGCCAACCTTGTCCGGTGGAACCCCGGCTTGGGAAGCCCTGCCCTGGTTCACGGCCTTGCGCGAGGAGATGTCGATCGACCTTGCCGAGGCCGAGGGTCTCCTCGTCCGGGCGCTGGCCCTTTGTCGGCAGCCCGGTGGACCGGCGGCCTATGGCGACGCCATCACAGCCGATCTGCAACTGACCCAGGACCTGCGGCTGGCAGCCGGGCGTTCCTGGTCGCAAATGTACACGCATTTTCAGGCGCTTTCTTTCACGCGGGCCAAGGCTGTTCGCGGCCCAGTCGATGAAACCCTCAAAAAAGAAGTGGGCCGACTGCGCGACCAGGCCAAAAAGAAGCTCATAGACCTGCAGAAAAAGTATTTCCTTCGGACGCCCCAGGAGCTGGTCGCCGATCTGAAACAGGCGCTGCCGGTGATGGCAACCCTTGTCGGCGTGGTCCTGGCCTTCGACAGCGCCTTCCAAGCTGCGAAACGGGAAAAAAGGCTCGTCGATTTCAACGACCTGGAGCATTTCTGCCTGCGCCTGCTGCTCGACGAGACGGCAAGGCCCGGCGTACCTGTCCCGTCGCCGCTGGCGCTGGAACTGAAGGAACACTTCGCCGAGGTGCTCACGGACGAGTACCAGGACACGAACACCGTCCAGGAGACGATCCTGGGCCTTCTGTCACGGAACAACCGTTTTATGGTCGGCGACGTTAAGCAGAGCATCTATCGCTTCCGTCTCGCCGAACCGGGGCTGTTTTTAGAAAAGTACCGCTGTTTTTCGCCCTACGACACGCCTGCGCCAGTTACTTCTGACCATGGGGTTTCCGACCATGGGGTTTCCGGTCAGGGCGCTTCCGGCCAAGGCGCCCGCATCGACCTGGCGAAGAACTTTCGCAGCCGCCGCAATGTCGTCTTGGCTGTCAATGACCTCTTTCGCCGGATCATGACACTTCGCGCCGGCGAGATGGCCTATGACCGGCAGGCTGAACTCGTCTACGGCGCCGCCTTTCCCGAACTGCCTGGCCGACCGGGAGATCCCGTCATCGAACTGCGCCTGTTGCAGCGGCAGCCTGACGCGGACAGCATTGAAGCACCGGCCCGAAATGCCGCTGAGGTTGCCGGCGAAAGCCTTTCCGACGATGCCGGCGAAGACGCCGCGGACCCGACCGGCGGGGAAGAGGAACTGTTGGTCCTCGAAACCGCTCAGTATGAAGCAAGGCTGGCGGCCCAGCGAATCGGGGAACTGATCGACGAGGCTATGCCCGTTTTTGACCGGGAACAGGGCGGTTACCGGCCTGTCTGTTACCGTGACATCGTCATCCTGCTGCGCGGGACGAAGGGGCGGGCGGACATCTTTTTAGAAGAGTTTCGCGCCGCCGGCATTCCCGCCTACGCCGATACCGGTTCCGGCTACTTTGAGGCCACCGAGATCTCCATCCTGCTTTCGCTCCTGCGGGTCATCGACAACCCCCGCCAGGATATCCCCCTGGCTTCCGTTCTGCGCTCGCCCATCTACCGTTTTTCCGGAGAAGAGTTGGCCCGCATCCGCTTGGCTGAGCCGCGAAAGACCTACTTCGATGCCATTGAGGCCTTTATCGGACAGGCGGAAGCCGCAACCGGCGACACGCCCGCACCCATCGACCCCGTCGCCCTCCGTCTCCGCGAATTCCTGCGCCAGGTTGACGCCTGGCGGACGCTGGCTCGCCGCGATTCCCTGGCCAAACTGATCGCAACCATCTACCGGGAGACTGGCTTTTACGACTACGCCGGCGCCATGCCTGGCGGGGGGCAGCGGCAGGCCAACCTGCGCGCCCTCTACGACCGGGCGCGCCAGTACGAGGCGACCACCTTCCGGGGGCTCTTCCGGTTCCTGCGCTTCATTGAGCGCCTCCAAGATCAGGGCGGCGACCTCGGGACCGCCCGAGCGCTTGGGGAGAAGGAAAACGTCGTCCGCATCATGAGCATCCACAAGAGCAAAGGACTCGAGTTTCCCGTCGTCTTTGTCGCCGGTCTGGGCAGCCAGTTCAACCTCCAGGACCTGCGCCGGGACTTGTTGATCCACAAAAACCTCGGCCTCGGCCCCGTCGTTGTGGACACACAACTGCGCTACCGCTATCCCACAGTAGCCAAACTGGCCATTCAGCGCCGCCTCCACCGGGAGACCCTCGCCGAGGAGATGCGCATCCTTTATGTAGCTCTAACCCGGGCCAAGGAAAAGCTCATCCTCCTGGGAACCGTCCGCGAGGTCGCCAAGTCGGCCCAGCAGTGGGTTCATGACGCTGAAGGGATCCCCTCTGCCACCCCCCTTCCCGACGAGGTGCTGTTGCGGGCGAAGTGCTACCTCGACTGGCTCGGCCCCGCCCTGGCCGGACATCGGGACGGACAGGAGATCCGACGCTGGGCCGAGGGCGCGCCGGCGTTAGGGGCGACTTTACCGGAGAACGAATCGACGATGACGAAAGACGAGAGGATGACTGAAAACGATCGGATATCCGGTGAAAACTCCCGGTGGCGACTCTCCTTCGTCGCGAAAAAAGGGTTGAGCGAACTTCGTAAAGAAATAGGCGCGGAGACCCCATTCAACCCGGCTTGGCTCGATAAACTGAGGCGGCTTGAACCGGTCACCGCAACGGACCTTGTTGATGCGTCGCTGTCCTGGACCTATCCTTACACCGGAGAATCGGGAATCGCGGCCAAAGTGGCCGTAAGCCGCATCAAGAAACAATTTGTCCGGTGGCTCTATGCGCAAGGGGAAGAACTTCCCGAAAGCGACACATCCTCCCCAGAAACCCAAACCAGCCCGCCCGACGCCCTCCTCGACCTTCGCCCCCGCTTTTTGCAACAGGAGCGGCGCCTGACGGCAACGGAGCGGGGTTCCGCCGTTCACCTCTTCCTGCAACACCTCGACCTTGCCGGAGATGTGTCGCTTGCCGGGATCACCCGGCAGGCCGACCGGCTCGTCGAGTTGGAATTGCTGTCCCTTGAACAGCGGCAGGCCCTCAACGAACAGGAGATCCTGCGTTTCGCAGAGAGCCCGCTCGGGCGTCGCCTGCGCCAGGCAAAACAGGTCATGCGGGAGGTCCCCTTTACGCTCGCCTTGCCGGCGGCGGAAATCCATCCGGAAAAAAGGGCAGAGGGGGAGTCTATCATCATCCAAGGGGTCATCGACTGCCTTTTTGAGGAGGATGACGGTTGGGTGCTGCTGGACTACAAGACGGACCGCCGTCCCATCGGCATGGACGTGGAACCCTGGCTGCAACAACTTCGCGATTCTTACCTCGGTCAGGTGAACCTCTATCACCGGGCCGTTGAATCGGTGCTGAAAGCGAAAGTAAAAGGTCGTTGTCTTTTCTTGCTTTCCCTCGGCCGGGAATTGGCGCTCTAA
- a CDS encoding L-2-amino-thiazoline-4-carboxylic acid hydrolase: MNQPEAQRPDSPQTFPLETVRQAFQDRATWFYLLLDEARAIGVDAEALAKRAIFRYGQMKGQAMEPTADMETLIAQFARPTSQAVFEMNIAEVTPGQAVIEFHRCPLVDAWRERHGCAVEETDRLCDWAVEGDRGIMACFPDFEFIPEQRIGAGDACCRMVFRKKSS, encoded by the coding sequence ATGAACCAGCCCGAAGCGCAGCGTCCCGACTCGCCGCAAACCTTTCCCCTGGAGACGGTCCGGCAAGCCTTTCAGGACCGGGCCACCTGGTTTTACCTGCTCCTCGACGAGGCCCGCGCCATCGGCGTCGATGCCGAGGCCTTGGCGAAAAGGGCCATTTTTCGGTACGGTCAGATGAAAGGCCAGGCCATGGAACCTACGGCAGACATGGAAACCCTGATCGCCCAGTTTGCCCGGCCCACGTCCCAGGCGGTCTTCGAGATGAATATCGCCGAGGTCACGCCGGGGCAGGCCGTCATCGAGTTTCACCGCTGCCCCCTCGTCGACGCCTGGCGGGAGCGCCACGGCTGCGCCGTCGAGGAGACCGATCGACTCTGCGATTGGGCTGTCGAGGGTGATCGGGGGATCATGGCCTGTTTCCCGGACTTTGAATTTATACCCGAACAGCGCATCGGCGCCGGCGACGCCTGTTGCCGCATGGTCTTTCGCAAAAAGTCTTCCTGA
- the bcp gene encoding thioredoxin-dependent thiol peroxidase gives MEELLIGQKAPDFELPAFNGETVRLSQYHGNHVVLYFYPKDNTAGCTLEAQEFRDLHDQFGQRKAVILGVSRDSVKSHERFAAKQCLPFLLLSDTDSAVCNAYQVLKEKTLYGKKSIGIERSTFVIDPEGNIQQIYRKVKSAGHAAAVLQALQ, from the coding sequence ATGGAGGAACTGCTCATCGGCCAGAAGGCGCCCGATTTCGAACTGCCGGCTTTCAACGGGGAGACAGTGCGCCTGAGCCAGTATCATGGGAACCATGTGGTGCTCTATTTCTATCCCAAAGACAATACGGCGGGATGCACCCTGGAAGCCCAGGAGTTTCGCGACCTGCACGACCAATTCGGGCAAAGGAAGGCCGTCATTCTGGGCGTCAGCCGCGACAGCGTCAAATCGCACGAGCGCTTTGCGGCCAAACAGTGTTTGCCCTTCCTGCTGCTCAGCGACACCGACAGCGCCGTCTGCAACGCCTATCAGGTGCTTAAAGAAAAGACGCTCTACGGCAAAAAGTCCATTGGCATCGAACGGTCAACCTTTGTCATCGACCCGGAGGGAAATATCCAGCAGATCTACCGCAAGGTCAAGTCGGCCGGCCATGCCGCCGCAGTGCTCCAGGCGTTGCAGTAA